CACTGAAAGATTTTAAGAAACTGGCCAGAGAAATTGATGATACATTATCTGCCAGTTGTATGCGACTGGAGCGGTCATTTCTACGCCAACATCCCTGGTCCTATACACACTGGAAAGCCTTTTATCTTGACCATCCGCTGGTCAGGAATCTGACCACCCGTTTAATATGGAATTTTAGTACGAACGGGATACAGGTAGCCGGTTATTATTATGATGGGAATATTGTTGACTATAAAGGCAAACGGCTGGTAGTCAGTGAGGAGACACAGGTTAGTTTATGGCATCCTATGAACGGGTCAATGAAGACTGTAAAGGCCTGGCGGAATTTTTTGTCGGAGCATCATGTGGCGCAACCCTTTGAGCAGGTGAACAGGGTGACGTATACACCTACCCCGGATGAGCTGACAGATGGTTATTATTCTTCGCGGTTTGCATGCCAGGTATTGAACAGGGACAAGTTCAGGCATATTATTAGTCAGCGGGGATGGACACTACGGCAAAAGGCAGCGCATAACTGGTCGTACGTGCCGCATATGGCCCTGATGGAATGGGATATCCGGGTTAATTTCTTTGCAGATAAAAAAGAGGAAGATACAGTAGTGACAGACCTGCTGAACTTCTATAGGGAAGGGGTGCCGTTAGCTTTGTGTGAAGTACCTCCGGTTGTGTTTTCTGAGATGATACGGGATGTGAGCTTGTTTGTTGCTATTGCGGGTACGACGGAGTTACATAATCGTTAGCAGGTACTTGTTTACATAATTGTTAAGATGACTGTGCCAGATGGCGTTTAGTTACTGCTGATCATACGCTCATTATATTCCTTCCCGTCTTTTACGATGATAGTATAGCCTCTGTTGACAGTTTCTTCTTCATTGGAAAGCGGGAGTGTGAAATGAAAGCTGGTACCCTTTCCAGCGGTGCTCTGGAACCATATACTGCCTCTGTTACGTTCAATGAAGTCTTTAGACAGGGGTAATCCAAGTCCACATCCTTTTTCATTCTGGGTTCCGCTGGTAGAGTAGTAAATATTGGAGAAAACTTTTTGCTGATCCACGACGGCAATCCCTATTCCAGTATCCTGTACGATGATCTCTACTTTATCCGGTTGCAGGAGATAGTCAACACTGACTGTCCCATGAGCCGGTGTGAATTTTATAGCGTTGCTGATCAGATTCCTCAATACGAGGCGGATCATTTCCGCATCCGCATATACCATGACAGGCCGTTGCAGTTGATGCGTCAGTGTTATTTCCTTTTGGCGTGCGAGTGATTGCAGTAGTTCAAATTCATTCTTCAATATGGTACTGAGATCAAAATCATCAGGCATTACATGAATTCCTTTCATCTGACTACTAGCCCACTGGAGGAGATTATCCATCATGTAGGCGGTATTCTTTACATCACGCCAGAGTTCATGAGAGAAGATCCTGAATTGTTCTTCCGGCATTTTATCATCCCTGAGCAGAAATAACAGACCTTCCAGTATGGCTAAAGGAGAGCGTAGGTCATGCGAGATCACGGAGAATATTTTATCCTTGACCTGGTTCCCGTTTGCAAGAGCAATATTCTGTTCCATGATTATCATGTTTTGCTGCTGCACCTGGGTATTCCTGTGGTTCAGTTGCTGGTAAAGGTCCTGCTGGCGCCTGTACATGAGATACAGCACTGCGGTGATGATAAATAATCCCAGTAGCAACATGCTGCAGAATATTACCAGGATACGTTGCTGGCGGATCGTAGCCAGGTGCAGTTGCTGTTCTTTCCTGAGTAATCTGTTCTCATGCTGCTTCTTCTCGGATTCATATTTTTCCTTGGTATTAGCAATGAACTTAGCTTTTTCCAGGCTGAACACTTCTTCATTCATGCGACTGAACTGCTTGAAATGGGCAAGTGCGTCGATATAATTGCCCCTGGCAGAGTCCAGCATTGCCATGTTTCTATGATATACCAGGGTATTTTTGGCGTTTTTCTGAGAGGTATTGATGAAGGCTGCCTGGGCAAGATGCTCCGCTGCATCTTCGAAATGATGTAGCATTGTATGCGCAAGACCAATGTTAAGGTTTGCTTTTACGACACCATTAATATTGTCGGCTTCTTTATAGTATTGTTTTGAGATAGCGAAGTAGGGTAGGGCTTCAGCATATTTTTTTTGCTGCAGGTATATCAGACCTATGTTTTCATAGGTAACAGCGAGCCCTGGATGATCGTTAAGAGACAGCTTTATTTTCTCCGATTCCAGCATGAAATACAAGGCTGAATCAAGGATGTTCAGGCGTATATAACTGCTGCCGATACTGTTAAGCGTTCTGGAGATTTCGCCCGGCTGTTTCAGCGATTGTTTAATAAGAAGTGCCTTCTTCTGATAACGTAGGGCCTGTCTAGGCTGATCCTGTTCTACGAGGATATTGCCGATATCCGTATTAAGGATACCCAGCGCATGCATATCATTGAACTCCTCAGCGAGCTTGAGTGCACTGATCGTGAGGTCAAGTTGTTTGTCAAGATTTCCACGGATATTTTCCGCCAGGGCCAGGTTGCGGGTAGCCCACATAATACCCGGTTTAAAACGAAGGCTATCGCTTAACGCCAGCGCTGCGCGGGCGAATTGTTCTGTTCTGGACGCATCTTTAGGAAAATACTTCCTGGCTTCCTGATTGAGTAACCGTACCAGTACTGTGTCACGGGCAGGATGTCGCGTCAGCTGGCTGGTTTGAGCAAAGACCTGATTGGTCAAAGTACAAAGCGTGGCCAGATATATAAATTTATATAACTTAATTCGGACAATCCGCATAGAGAGTCTAGTTGTCGGTACAAACGTTCTTTAAGGGTAACCTGAATGCTGCACTAAAAGTATATAAAAAACGGATGCAAATTTTCAAAATTTGAAATATTGTGCTTCGTTGTATCTTTTGGCTGCATATGTATTACTAATGTAAGGATTTTATTCTCAGCATTCTTTCCTGGTAGCCAATATTTGGTGGAAAGAAGTACTACATTGCAGTTCTATTTCATATATCATTAACTTATTTAGAGATGAAACCTACAGTAACAATAGAGTATTGCCCTAAATGTGGATGGATGATGCGTGCGGCCTGGATGGCCCAGGAACTGCTGACCACATTTGCAGACGATATTTATAGTGTGACCCTGCAGCCGAGTGAAACCAATGGCAGCTATATTATTTATGTCGATGGTATCGCAGTGATCAATCGTAAGGAACTGGGACATTTCCCTGACATCAAGGAAGTTAAGCAAACAGTCAGGGATAAAGTTGCTCCGGAAAAGAGCCTCGGGCATAGTGACCGTAAATAGGATAAAAGTTGTTTCTTTGCATCCCGGATGACTATGCAAAGAACTATAATTTTTACGACGATATTACTGGCCCTGGGCCAGCGACTGGCAGCACAAACGACATTGCAGGATACAGTAAAGCAACAGGAGAAGGATACAGCTGTCTTCCATAAGCGTAGCTTCTTTCCACTGCCCGCGGCGGCATATTCTCAGGAAAAGGGTCTGGAAGTGGGAGTAGTAATGCTCTATTCCTTTTATACTTCAAAAGATCCTGTGCTACGTAATTCCACGATCAACCTCATTCCTTCAATCACTACAGAGAAGCAATTCAAAATAGACCTGAAGACCGACATCTGGACTGATGCGAACAACTGGCATTTTAAAAGTAACCTGCGGTACCATGATTTCCCCATTAATTTCTATGGTCTCGGCGATACGACCCGTAAGGCAGGAGCAACATTGCTGGACAACAGACGCTATAAAGTGCAGCTTGAAGCAGAAAAGCGTATAGGTGGGCATTTCTATGCAGGACTGTCTTTACTGTTCCAGCATGATACTTATAAAGCAGCGGAAGACAAAGGAGTATATCCTGAAATGTCCTTGATTGATAAGGACGGAGGGTACGCGACTTTCATTGGAGCGACAGGTATCTATGATAACAGAGATAACCAGAACTATACACATAAAGGTAGCTGGATGAGATTGAATGTAGCGTTCGCACCAGCGTTTCTGAGCAAACGAGCCCTGTGGAAATTTGATGGACAGGTGCGTCATTTTATTCCCATTTCCGCCAGAAGTACAGTTGGATTAAATGGTCTGTTTAATTCACTGCAGGGTAGTACGCTTCCATTTTATCTCCTGCCTGAAATGGGCAATGACCTGATGATGCGTGGTTATTATACAGGTCGTTATCGCGATCAGAACTATCTCGCAGGCCAGGTTGAATACCGTTATTTCCTTGAACCCAGGATACCGGTCAATATCTGGTTTCTTCATATGGAGCCGAAGTTTGCCTTGGCGGCGTTTGGTGGCTCCGGAGCAGTATTTAATAATCGCGATATAGCTATGTCGCATTTCAAGCCCACTTATGGATTAGGCGTACGCTGGTTCTATGATGAAGGTGCTAAACTTACGATTCGTATTGACTACGCATGGGGAGAAAAACGTCGCGGTGAGGACCGCCAGTCTGGTTTGTACCTTTCTCTCGCAGAAGCCTTTTAAAAAGATTACTCAATCATCAGGCATGTAAATTGTGAACTGATTTATAAGTATAGTTGATCCAAAAATTCCATTATGAAAAAAAGTGCAGCCCTATTCTGCGCGCTTTGCGCTATTGCTTCCTCACAAGTAACCCAGGCTCAGGATGTTAAGTCTCCATCTATGTCAAGGTTCTATGTAAAAATCGCAGGTGGTTATTATTTTAGCGTGTTCCCCGGGCAGTTCCCCAAGGTTGGCAGCTACGAGCCACATGATGAACGCCTGGTATTTAATCCTGCTACCGGAGCATCTGTAACAGTTTCGGAAAAAGTATTGACGGGATCGTACGGAGCCGGTGGGAGGGGAAGACTCTCCTTCGGCTGGAACATTAATCAGTATATCGCCGTTGAAGGAACATTTAACTATTACCGTAGCAAGAAAAATCTGATGACACGTGAAGAGACTACAGTGATCAACACCAGCACAACTGTTGGAAAGGTAGAGTCACATGGGTATGTTGATGCGATTGATTTTGCTCCAGGTGTAGTCATGAGCCCAGGATTGAAAAAGGTCAACCCGTATGTTCGTTTCGGCCTGGTTGTTCCTTTATGGGGGCGCCTGAACATAGAAACGGATGCAAGTCGCAGTGGAACAGCTGCTGTCGGCGGCCAAACGGTAAGGACACAACTGAACGTACACCGAAATGAAAAAGTGAAACCGAATGTTACATTAGGGTTCCAGGGAGCGCTGGGTGTTGCCTTCCCGGTTGCTAATAAGCTGGACATTATTGTTGAAGCAGAGTATCGCAATATTCCGGTACGTAGCAAGGAAAAAGAAGTTACAGTCTATGACGAAACGGTAGCATTGATCAATCCGGCAAATGGAGCCGTGATCTCTACACAGCATCGTGGAGTCGATGATCTGTCTACGGCTGAACGCCACACCAAGTATGTGACTACGCTTGATCAGAGCTCTAATACCCCGGTTGGTCAGCAAGGTGCGGAAGTAAGTTATAAAGACGACAGCAAGCCTGCAAATGAACTGAAATCCTACATTAATATTGGCGGTCTTGGTGGGAATGTTGGTCTCCGCTGGCGTTTTTAGTCGCTGCAAGGTCCGTTATCAGTGTAGCTAAAGACCTTTCCAGCAATGGATCTATCAGCTGTCCTTCGGCGTCTATTTTAGTGCGTATCAGTGGTATGATCAGTTTATATTCCTTTTTGATAGCCGCTGTCATGACAGTCAGTGTCTGTAAAAGCGAAGCATGTGCTTTTTCACCGCCCGTAGCAAGTGGGGAAGCGCTGATCACTCCTGTCGGTTTATGCATCAAGTCAGCAGAAGATACCAGCCAATCCAATGCATTCTTCAGTACGCCTGGCATGCCAAAAGCATATTCGGGCGTACTGAATATTACAGCATCTGCACCCCGCACCTGTTGCCTGAGATGCTTTACAGTCGCAGAAGCTACTGATGCTGGTGTATCAAGTTCCGGACTGAAATATGGTAATTTATCCAGCCCCTCATAAAGTGAAATTTCCACACCTTTCGGCGCAATGTTCGCGCAAGCCCTCAGTAACGCAGTATTTGAAGAAGATGTCCGTAAACTACCGGATATACCCAGAATTCTAAATGCCATACCTGTTACCAGATTTTTGTTCAATGTTTAGGGCATCAAGTTACAGCTAATTGTAAATATCCATCTTGTACGGACCGGATAAATATATTTCCATGTATATGCTATGCACTATTTATTCTGTTGTGTAGCCGGTTGATATGGTATCACAACCTAAGCCGCTATTCAAGTCTGACGGCGAAATCTGCTGATCCGGCAGGCTGTCGCTTGAAGGATAAAAATCTGTACATGGTATTGGATCGTTTGATATAAACCCTGGTATCGGA
The DNA window shown above is from Chitinophaga agri and carries:
- a CDS encoding SelT/SelW/SelH family protein, which encodes MKPTVTIEYCPKCGWMMRAAWMAQELLTTFADDIYSVTLQPSETNGSYIIYVDGIAVINRKELGHFPDIKEVKQTVRDKVAPEKSLGHSDRK
- a CDS encoding tetratricopeptide repeat-containing sensor histidine kinase; the encoded protein is MTNQVFAQTSQLTRHPARDTVLVRLLNQEARKYFPKDASRTEQFARAALALSDSLRFKPGIMWATRNLALAENIRGNLDKQLDLTISALKLAEEFNDMHALGILNTDIGNILVEQDQPRQALRYQKKALLIKQSLKQPGEISRTLNSIGSSYIRLNILDSALYFMLESEKIKLSLNDHPGLAVTYENIGLIYLQQKKYAEALPYFAISKQYYKEADNINGVVKANLNIGLAHTMLHHFEDAAEHLAQAAFINTSQKNAKNTLVYHRNMAMLDSARGNYIDALAHFKQFSRMNEEVFSLEKAKFIANTKEKYESEKKQHENRLLRKEQQLHLATIRQQRILVIFCSMLLLGLFIITAVLYLMYRRQQDLYQQLNHRNTQVQQQNMIIMEQNIALANGNQVKDKIFSVISHDLRSPLAILEGLLFLLRDDKMPEEQFRIFSHELWRDVKNTAYMMDNLLQWASSQMKGIHVMPDDFDLSTILKNEFELLQSLARQKEITLTHQLQRPVMVYADAEMIRLVLRNLISNAIKFTPAHGTVSVDYLLQPDKVEIIVQDTGIGIAVVDQQKVFSNIYYSTSGTQNEKGCGLGLPLSKDFIERNRGSIWFQSTAGKGTSFHFTLPLSNEEETVNRGYTIIVKDGKEYNERMISSN
- a CDS encoding outer membrane beta-barrel protein: MKKSAALFCALCAIASSQVTQAQDVKSPSMSRFYVKIAGGYYFSVFPGQFPKVGSYEPHDERLVFNPATGASVTVSEKVLTGSYGAGGRGRLSFGWNINQYIAVEGTFNYYRSKKNLMTREETTVINTSTTVGKVESHGYVDAIDFAPGVVMSPGLKKVNPYVRFGLVVPLWGRLNIETDASRSGTAAVGGQTVRTQLNVHRNEKVKPNVTLGFQGALGVAFPVANKLDIIVEAEYRNIPVRSKEKEVTVYDETVALINPANGAVISTQHRGVDDLSTAERHTKYVTTLDQSSNTPVGQQGAEVSYKDDSKPANELKSYINIGGLGGNVGLRWRF
- a CDS encoding BamA/TamA family outer membrane protein, encoding MQRTIIFTTILLALGQRLAAQTTLQDTVKQQEKDTAVFHKRSFFPLPAAAYSQEKGLEVGVVMLYSFYTSKDPVLRNSTINLIPSITTEKQFKIDLKTDIWTDANNWHFKSNLRYHDFPINFYGLGDTTRKAGATLLDNRRYKVQLEAEKRIGGHFYAGLSLLFQHDTYKAAEDKGVYPEMSLIDKDGGYATFIGATGIYDNRDNQNYTHKGSWMRLNVAFAPAFLSKRALWKFDGQVRHFIPISARSTVGLNGLFNSLQGSTLPFYLLPEMGNDLMMRGYYTGRYRDQNYLAGQVEYRYFLEPRIPVNIWFLHMEPKFALAAFGGSGAVFNNRDIAMSHFKPTYGLGVRWFYDEGAKLTIRIDYAWGEKRRGEDRQSGLYLSLAEAF
- a CDS encoding NADPH-dependent FMN reductase, with translation MAFRILGISGSLRTSSSNTALLRACANIAPKGVEISLYEGLDKLPYFSPELDTPASVASATVKHLRQQVRGADAVIFSTPEYAFGMPGVLKNALDWLVSSADLMHKPTGVISASPLATGGEKAHASLLQTLTVMTAAIKKEYKLIIPLIRTKIDAEGQLIDPLLERSLATLITDLAATKNASGDQHSHQDRQY